One part of the uncultured Bacteroides sp. genome encodes these proteins:
- a CDS encoding 4Fe-4S dicluster domain-containing protein: MLRKTRIAIALIMLSLITFYFIDFAGIAPHKLKLLTTIQLAPALLALNIGVLIFLFLLTFLFGRVYCSAICPLGIWQDVLETFSKFFTKRKKYKYLKPKNYLRYSILIGVVIAFFAGFTFLLSLLEPYSIFGRIASSLFRPVYLYGNNQLAGVLGHFNNYSLYVVGIVIRSVFSFVIASISLLIVSFLAYKYGRLYCNTICPVGSLLGLISKYSIFKIRIDENTCNSCGACAAKCKSSCIDSKEHQIDHSRCVGCFNCLPVCKKKAIKFIYAFASTSPKQENKPNDSRRMFLSITGAGLITVPLLKAQNAMASLSKNKPYKKQHPLSPPGSVSADNLLKHCTACHLCVSRCPSHVLKPAFTEYGLGGIMQPMMSFEKGFCNYDCTVCSNTCPNGAILPLTKEEKHLTQMGRVVFTMENCIVYNDETDCGACSEHCPTQAVKMVDYKDGLTIPSVNPDICVGCGGCEYVCPATPFKAINVEGNVVQLKAKPFKDEKNKDVKVDSFGF; the protein is encoded by the coding sequence ATGTTACGTAAAACCAGAATAGCGATAGCATTAATCATGTTATCGCTTATTACTTTTTATTTCATTGACTTTGCAGGTATTGCACCACATAAATTAAAATTGCTGACTACTATCCAACTAGCTCCAGCCTTATTAGCATTAAATATCGGAGTTTTAATATTTCTGTTTCTCCTCACTTTCCTTTTTGGAAGAGTATATTGTTCTGCTATTTGTCCTCTTGGAATATGGCAGGATGTGCTGGAAACTTTCTCAAAGTTCTTCACAAAAAGAAAGAAATACAAATATCTTAAACCTAAAAATTATCTAAGATATAGCATACTGATTGGAGTCGTTATAGCATTCTTTGCAGGCTTCACATTTTTATTAAGCTTACTCGAGCCATATAGCATTTTCGGACGCATAGCTTCTAGTTTATTCCGTCCTGTCTATCTTTATGGAAACAACCAGTTAGCAGGCGTATTAGGACATTTCAACAATTATAGTCTTTACGTTGTGGGAATAGTTATCCGAAGTGTTTTCTCTTTCGTGATTGCTTCAATTAGTCTACTAATCGTATCATTCCTTGCATATAAATATGGAAGACTTTATTGCAATACAATCTGCCCTGTAGGAAGCTTATTAGGACTTATCTCCAAATATTCTATATTCAAAATAAGAATTGACGAAAATACATGTAATAGTTGTGGCGCTTGTGCTGCAAAATGCAAATCTTCATGTATTGACAGCAAAGAACATCAAATAGATCACAGCCGTTGCGTGGGATGTTTTAACTGTTTGCCTGTCTGCAAAAAGAAAGCTATAAAATTTATTTATGCATTTGCATCTACATCTCCAAAACAAGAAAATAAGCCTAACGATAGCCGACGAATGTTTCTGAGCATAACCGGAGCCGGATTAATTACCGTTCCTCTTTTAAAAGCTCAGAATGCTATGGCTTCATTAAGCAAAAACAAACCATACAAAAAGCAACATCCATTATCTCCTCCAGGATCAGTAAGTGCAGACAATTTACTTAAACACTGCACCGCCTGCCACTTGTGTGTAAGCCGTTGCCCATCTCATGTACTTAAACCAGCTTTCACTGAATATGGATTGGGCGGAATAATGCAACCAATGATGAGTTTCGAAAAAGGTTTCTGCAATTACGATTGTACTGTTTGTTCAAATACTTGTCCAAACGGAGCTATATTGCCGCTTACCAAAGAGGAAAAGCATCTTACCCAGATGGGGCGCGTTGTCTTTACAATGGAAAACTGTATTGTTTATAACGACGAAACAGATTGCGGCGCTTGTTCTGAGCATTGTCCAACACAAGCCGTTAAAATGGTAGACTACAAAGATGGATTAACCATTCCGAGTGTAAATCCGGATATTTGCGTAGGTTGCGGAGGATGCGAATATGTTTGTCCGGCTACTCCTTTCAAGGCCATTAATGTAGAAGGCAATGTGGTTCAGCTAAAGGCTAAACCTTTTAAAGACGAAAAAAATAAAGATGTAAAGGTTGATAGTTTTGGATTCTAA
- a CDS encoding 2-oxoacid:acceptor oxidoreductase subunit alpha yields the protein MADEIVVKELERVVVRFSGDSGDGMQLAGNIFSNLSAVLGNDISTFPDYPAEIRAPQGTISGVSGFQVHIGAKKVFTSGDKCDVLVAMNPAALKTNAKFLTPQSIIIIDIDSFTKKDLEKALYNTDDPFAELNIHNQVIDAPITSMCKESLKDSGLDNKAAIRCKNMFALGLVCWLINRPLDHAMHMLQEKFSKKPSIAEANIKVLTDGYNYGHNIHASVSTYVVESKGEKEKGFYTDVNGNLATAYGLVAAAEKSGLQLFLGSYPITPATDILHYLSKWKELGVVTVQCEDEISGACSAIGASFAGNLAVTSTSGPGVCLKSEAINLAVIAELPLVIVNVQRGGPSTGLPTKSEQTDLLQAVYGRNGESPLVVIAATSPTNCFDSAYMAAKIALEHMTPVILLTDGYIANGSAAWKIPSLKDYPEIKPNYVTKEMQEVWKPYMRNPETQVRYWATPGMEGFMHRVGGLEKDFVTSAISTDADNHHRMTLTRQAKIDYIANCIPELEVQGDKDADLLVLGWGGTYGHLYSAVEKCNEEGKKVAFAHFQYINPLPKNTEEVLRAFKKIVVVEQNLGQFAGLLRMKIPGLDICQFNRVKGQPFNVVRLVEEFTKLMEEK from the coding sequence ATGGCAGACGAAATTGTAGTTAAAGAATTAGAGAGAGTAGTAGTTCGCTTCTCTGGTGATTCCGGTGACGGAATGCAACTAGCTGGGAATATTTTCTCTAATTTATCGGCTGTATTGGGGAACGATATATCTACGTTTCCTGATTATCCGGCAGAGATTCGTGCCCCGCAAGGCACAATAAGTGGAGTTTCCGGTTTTCAGGTGCATATTGGTGCAAAGAAAGTTTTTACTTCTGGTGATAAATGTGATGTGCTTGTTGCAATGAATCCTGCGGCATTAAAAACAAATGCAAAGTTTCTTACTCCACAATCTATTATCATTATCGATATTGACTCCTTTACTAAAAAGGATTTAGAGAAAGCTCTTTATAATACTGATGATCCTTTTGCAGAACTAAACATTCACAATCAGGTTATAGATGCTCCTATTACCTCTATGTGTAAAGAGAGTCTGAAAGATAGCGGATTGGATAATAAAGCAGCTATAAGATGCAAGAATATGTTTGCGCTGGGATTGGTTTGTTGGTTGATTAACCGTCCATTGGATCATGCGATGCACATGCTTCAGGAAAAGTTCTCTAAAAAACCTTCAATTGCCGAAGCAAACATAAAAGTCTTGACTGATGGCTACAATTATGGTCATAATATACACGCTTCTGTTTCTACTTATGTTGTTGAATCTAAAGGAGAGAAAGAAAAAGGCTTTTATACAGATGTAAATGGTAATCTTGCTACAGCTTACGGGCTTGTTGCTGCTGCAGAAAAGTCGGGACTTCAATTATTCTTAGGATCATATCCTATTACTCCTGCTACTGATATACTACATTATCTGTCAAAGTGGAAAGAACTGGGTGTGGTAACTGTTCAGTGTGAAGATGAGATTTCTGGTGCATGTAGTGCTATTGGTGCATCTTTTGCCGGAAATCTGGCTGTGACTTCAACTTCAGGACCTGGAGTTTGTCTTAAAAGTGAAGCTATAAATCTGGCTGTTATTGCAGAGCTACCTTTGGTTATTGTAAATGTTCAACGTGGTGGTCCTTCAACAGGTTTGCCTACTAAGAGTGAACAAACCGACTTATTACAAGCTGTATACGGACGTAATGGTGAAAGTCCGCTGGTTGTAATTGCTGCAACTTCTCCTACTAATTGTTTCGATTCTGCATATATGGCAGCTAAGATAGCATTGGAACACATGACTCCTGTTATACTTCTTACAGATGGTTATATTGCTAATGGTTCGGCTGCCTGGAAAATACCTTCACTGAAGGATTATCCTGAAATTAAGCCAAATTACGTAACGAAAGAGATGCAAGAGGTTTGGAAACCTTATATGCGTAATCCTGAAACTCAGGTTCGTTATTGGGCTACTCCTGGTATGGAAGGTTTTATGCACAGAGTTGGTGGACTTGAAAAAGACTTTGTTACAAGTGCTATTTCTACTGATGCTGATAATCACCACAGAATGACGTTGACTCGCCAGGCTAAAATTGATTATATAGCTAACTGTATACCGGAACTTGAAGTACAAGGTGATAAAGATGCCGATTTACTTGTTTTAGGATGGGGTGGAACTTACGGACACCTTTATTCAGCTGTTGAAAAATGCAATGAAGAGGGAAAGAAAGTTGCTTTTGCTCATTTCCAATATATCAATCCACTACCAAAGAATACAGAAGAGGTGTTGAGAGCATTTAAAAAGATTGTAGTGGTAGAACAAAATCTTGGACAGTTTGCCGGCCTTCTTCGTATGAAGATTCCAGGACTGGATATTTGCCAGTTTAATAGAGTGAAAGGACAGCCTTTTAATGTAGTTAGACTTGTTGAAGAATTTACAAAATTGATGGAGGAAAAGTAA
- a CDS encoding DUF362 domain-containing protein: MDRRDFLRLAALTGLASTVTPSEAFDLLKQTGENEATKQAYDMVAVMGGEPEVMFRHAIKEMGGMGKFVKKGQKVCIKPNIGWDKVPELAGNTNPKLIGEIVKQCFDAGAKEVVVFDHTCDDWRKCYKNSGIEDAAKEAGAKVVPAHEESYYRAISLPNAKVLKTAKVHKALLDSDVWINVPILKNHGGAKMSISMKNMMGIVWDRGFFHENDLQQCIADICSLAKHPVLNVVDAYRVLKSNGPRGRSAADVALAKGLFISQDIVAVDTAAVKFFNQIAKMPIEQVTHIANASQLKLGNMNLDKMNIKRIKL, translated from the coding sequence ATGGATAGACGAGATTTCTTACGATTAGCAGCATTGACAGGCCTTGCATCTACAGTAACGCCTAGTGAAGCTTTTGATTTATTAAAGCAAACGGGCGAAAACGAGGCAACTAAACAGGCCTATGATATGGTAGCTGTAATGGGTGGCGAACCGGAAGTTATGTTCCGTCACGCCATTAAAGAAATGGGAGGAATGGGCAAATTTGTGAAAAAAGGTCAGAAAGTTTGTATCAAGCCCAATATTGGGTGGGATAAAGTTCCCGAACTGGCTGGAAACACGAACCCTAAACTAATAGGAGAGATAGTTAAACAATGCTTTGATGCAGGAGCAAAAGAAGTTGTTGTCTTTGACCACACTTGCGATGACTGGCGTAAATGTTATAAGAATAGTGGCATTGAAGATGCAGCAAAAGAAGCAGGAGCAAAAGTTGTACCTGCACACGAAGAATCATACTATCGGGCAATCTCTCTTCCTAATGCAAAGGTTCTAAAAACAGCCAAGGTTCATAAAGCTTTATTAGACAGCGATGTATGGATCAACGTTCCAATTCTGAAAAATCATGGTGGTGCCAAAATGAGTATATCCATGAAAAATATGATGGGAATTGTATGGGACAGAGGTTTCTTCCATGAAAACGACTTGCAGCAATGCATTGCAGATATCTGCTCTCTCGCTAAACATCCGGTTCTGAATGTAGTTGATGCTTACCGTGTCTTGAAGAGCAATGGTCCGCGTGGCAGATCGGCTGCAGATGTTGCTTTAGCAAAAGGACTGTTTATATCTCAGGATATTGTTGCAGTGGACACTGCTGCCGTAAAATTCTTCAATCAGATCGCAAAGATGCCTATAGAGCAGGTTACTCACATTGCAAATGCTTCTCAGCTTAAACTGGGAAACATGAATCTGGATAAGATGAATATTAAACGAATTAAACTATAA
- the upp gene encoding uracil phosphoribosyltransferase: MKIINFGETNSILNQYVSEIRNVEVQNDRLRFRRNIERIGEIMAYEMSKEFTYSTKNIQTPLGIAPTNTPDNKIVISTILRAGLPFHQGFLNYFDNAENAFVSAYRKYKDALKFEINIEYIASPRIAGKTLIITDPMLATGSSLELSYGAMLTKGCPEEIHVACIIASKQALEYVERVFPEDKTTIWCAAVDPEIDSHSYIVPGLGDAGDLAYGEKE; encoded by the coding sequence ATGAAAATTATCAATTTCGGTGAAACAAATTCCATCCTAAATCAGTACGTTTCAGAAATAAGAAACGTAGAAGTTCAAAACGACCGTTTGCGTTTCCGACGCAATATTGAACGCATCGGCGAGATTATGGCATACGAGATGAGTAAGGAGTTTACCTACTCAACCAAAAACATTCAAACACCACTGGGTATTGCTCCGACGAACACTCCGGATAACAAGATCGTTATCAGTACTATCCTTCGTGCAGGACTTCCTTTTCATCAAGGATTCCTAAATTATTTCGACAATGCAGAAAATGCTTTTGTTTCGGCTTATCGTAAGTACAAAGATGCGCTTAAGTTTGAAATCAACATTGAATATATTGCTTCTCCAAGAATTGCCGGAAAAACACTAATTATTACCGATCCTATGCTTGCAACCGGAAGCTCATTGGAGCTTAGCTATGGCGCTATGCTAACAAAAGGTTGCCCTGAAGAAATACATGTTGCATGTATTATTGCAAGCAAGCAGGCTCTGGAATATGTGGAAAGAGTTTTTCCTGAAGATAAAACAACCATCTGGTGTGCAGCAGTTGACCCTGAAATTGATTCTCATTCTTATATTGTTCCAGGATTAGGAGATGCCGGAGATTTAGCTTACGGAGAAAAAGAATAA
- a CDS encoding phosphoribosyltransferase: protein MNAKSFEEVIDRILHLEINEPFDMIVAIANGGIIPAALLNQRLNLEIHLLKLNLRDSEQHQMYDQPRLLEPIDFCFEGKRILLVEDRIKTGTTIKYAQQLLAGAAKLKTFAVNGNADYCLYNESCFKFPWIL, encoded by the coding sequence ATGAATGCTAAAAGCTTTGAAGAGGTTATCGACAGGATTCTTCATCTTGAAATAAATGAGCCTTTCGACATGATTGTTGCAATAGCCAATGGCGGTATTATTCCGGCAGCACTGCTCAATCAACGTTTAAATCTGGAAATACATCTTCTTAAGCTGAATTTAAGAGACAGCGAGCAACATCAGATGTATGATCAGCCCCGGTTACTGGAACCTATCGATTTTTGTTTTGAAGGAAAAAGAATCTTATTGGTTGAAGACCGTATAAAAACCGGTACAACCATTAAATATGCGCAGCAGCTTCTTGCCGGAGCAGCTAAATTAAAGACATTTGCAGTAAATGGCAATGCAGATTATTGCCTCTATAATGAGAGTTGTTTTAAATTTCCCTGGATTTTATAA
- a CDS encoding 2-oxoacid:ferredoxin oxidoreductase subunit beta: MSEQLYTAKDFKSDQYVRWCPGCGDHALLNSLHKAMAELGIAPNMTAVISGIGCSSRLPYYMNTYGFHTIHGRAAAIATGVKVANPDLTVWQISGDGDGLAIGGNHFIHSIRRNVNINIVLLNNRIYGLTKGQYSPTSPRGFVSKSSPYGTVEDPFRPAELIFGARGKFFGRCVDVDGPCSIEVLTASARHKGASVVEVLQNCVIFNDGCHSAVATKEGRAKNAIHLKHGQPMLFGENNEKGLMQEGFGLKVVTLGENGITEKDILVHDAHCEDNTLHMKLALMEGPDFPVALGVIRDVEALSYEECVYAQIKDVQAKKPTRKLEDFLLSGETWEIK, from the coding sequence ATGAGCGAACAATTATATACAGCAAAAGATTTTAAGAGTGACCAGTATGTTCGTTGGTGTCCGGGTTGTGGTGATCATGCATTATTGAATTCATTACACAAGGCTATGGCTGAATTGGGTATTGCTCCTAATATGACAGCCGTTATTTCAGGTATTGGATGCTCTTCACGCTTACCTTATTATATGAATACTTATGGCTTTCATACCATTCACGGACGTGCGGCAGCAATTGCTACCGGTGTGAAGGTTGCCAATCCGGATTTAACTGTTTGGCAGATTTCAGGTGATGGTGATGGATTGGCTATTGGTGGAAATCATTTTATTCATTCCATTCGCAGAAATGTCAATATCAATATAGTTCTTCTGAATAATCGTATTTACGGTTTAACAAAAGGACAATATTCTCCAACTTCTCCTCGAGGATTTGTATCAAAATCGTCTCCTTATGGAACAGTGGAAGATCCTTTCCGCCCTGCAGAATTAATATTTGGTGCAAGAGGTAAGTTCTTCGGAAGATGTGTGGATGTAGATGGCCCGTGTTCTATAGAAGTATTAACAGCTTCGGCTCGTCATAAAGGTGCTTCTGTTGTTGAGGTTCTGCAAAACTGTGTAATTTTCAATGATGGTTGTCATAGTGCTGTTGCTACCAAAGAAGGACGTGCAAAGAATGCAATTCATCTTAAGCATGGACAGCCTATGTTGTTTGGCGAAAACAATGAAAAAGGTTTGATGCAGGAAGGATTTGGTCTTAAAGTGGTGACTTTGGGCGAAAATGGTATCACAGAAAAGGATATCCTTGTACATGATGCTCATTGTGAAGATAATACTCTTCATATGAAGCTTGCTTTAATGGAAGGTCCTGATTTTCCTGTTGCTTTGGGAGTAATCAGGGATGTTGAGGCTCTTAGCTATGAAGAATGTGTATATGCACAAATAAAAGACGTTCAGGCAAAGAAACCTACTCGCAAATTAGAAGATTTCTTACTTAGTGGTGAAACTTGGGAAATAAAATAA
- a CDS encoding outer membrane beta-barrel family protein, with translation MKRFLSGILLLVISISSYAASGELGVIKGKVIDSKTKEALQFVNVSVKTKANASLVKGGVTDQSGEFVLGGLKDGTYIVNVSYIGYKAYEKEFTISSKKSVNLNQISLAEDSHVLKEVEVVGQKAQMRFEIDKKVFDVDQNISSAGGSASDVLSNIPSIEVNNDGDVSLRGNSNVTVWINGKASGLSADNRAQILEQMPAENIEKIEVITNPSAKYSPEGTAGIINIVLKQDRKAGYFGSAQAGADSKGGYNGSFNINYSSSKFDIYGNVGYRHHERNGGGNTNRTNTQGTESTSDDTYLNTKTDQDGEHSGIFLRGGITYHATKKDHFTVGGFGMFGSMNSSSNINYLSNVPNSYYKSFRSSNSDNSMNGGNLEVGYKRDFTKDSYLDFTASYNKWGMDNTSIYDQTSYFSDRTTSSYQRQLNNMNHHNWEFQLDYQNKISDNTKLEAGYKGTLGRENSPVETYSGLAESSAAFDNSLYNRFIYNQDVHALYATYSGRIKKFGYQIGMRGEYSKVNTKSEDYTFASTPFQKDYFSLFPSAFISYSLPENNEIQLNYTRRISRPWGGQLNSFMNITDSTNISFGNPKLNPEYSNALELNYIKNWENHTLSFSGYYRTTDDVIQSIRYLDGNVMKSTYENVAQTTSAGVELVGKDKLFKILDLTTTVNLFYYKLDGFSYLPEGKTTPVIGNADENFSWNARMIANIILPKSFSLQLTGGYNAKQVVAQGTQKANYMLDAGLRKSFMNKRFSLSINARDILDSRKQHTITYGTGFIQDSESWRGGRQIGFTLTYNFGNMRAKNNKQNKASDDSMSIPMGTEE, from the coding sequence ATGAAGAGATTTTTATCAGGCATACTTTTACTGGTAATCAGTATTAGTAGTTACGCGGCTTCAGGGGAGCTTGGAGTTATTAAAGGAAAGGTAATAGATTCAAAGACGAAAGAGGCTTTGCAGTTTGTAAATGTTAGTGTAAAGACGAAAGCAAATGCTTCGTTAGTTAAAGGTGGGGTAACCGATCAGTCTGGAGAATTTGTTTTAGGCGGATTGAAAGATGGAACCTACATTGTTAATGTGTCATACATTGGTTATAAGGCCTATGAGAAAGAATTTACAATTTCATCCAAGAAGAGCGTAAATTTGAATCAGATATCTTTGGCAGAAGACAGCCATGTACTAAAAGAAGTGGAGGTAGTGGGCCAAAAAGCTCAGATGAGATTTGAAATTGATAAGAAGGTTTTTGACGTGGACCAGAATATATCTTCTGCCGGAGGTTCAGCCAGTGATGTATTAAGTAATATTCCTTCAATTGAAGTTAATAATGATGGCGATGTTTCGCTTCGTGGTAATTCAAATGTAACAGTCTGGATCAACGGTAAAGCATCTGGTTTGTCTGCTGACAACAGAGCTCAGATATTGGAACAAATGCCAGCCGAGAACATTGAAAAGATTGAAGTAATAACTAATCCTTCTGCTAAATACAGTCCTGAAGGTACAGCGGGTATTATTAATATCGTTTTAAAGCAAGATCGTAAAGCCGGATATTTTGGTAGCGCACAAGCAGGTGCAGATTCAAAAGGTGGGTATAACGGTAGCTTTAATATAAATTATAGTAGCAGTAAATTTGATATTTACGGAAATGTTGGTTATCGTCATCACGAAAGAAATGGTGGTGGAAATACCAATAGAACAAATACGCAAGGTACTGAAAGTACAAGTGATGATACTTATCTGAATACTAAAACAGATCAGGATGGTGAACACTCGGGAATATTCCTTAGAGGTGGGATAACTTATCATGCTACTAAAAAAGATCATTTTACAGTAGGTGGTTTTGGTATGTTTGGCAGTATGAATAGTAGTAGTAACATCAATTATTTAAGCAATGTTCCTAATTCATATTATAAAAGTTTCCGTTCATCTAATTCGGATAATTCAATGAATGGCGGAAATCTTGAGGTTGGTTATAAGCGTGATTTTACAAAAGATAGTTATCTGGATTTTACTGCTTCTTATAACAAATGGGGAATGGATAATACCAGTATATACGATCAGACCTCTTATTTTTCAGACAGAACTACATCGTCTTATCAGCGTCAGCTTAATAATATGAACCATCATAACTGGGAATTCCAGTTGGATTATCAGAATAAGATTAGTGATAATACAAAGTTGGAGGCAGGTTATAAAGGTACTTTAGGTAGAGAGAATAGTCCTGTTGAAACTTATTCAGGATTGGCAGAGAGCTCTGCTGCATTTGACAACAGTTTATATAACCGTTTTATTTATAATCAGGATGTTCATGCATTGTATGCTACTTATTCCGGAAGAATTAAAAAGTTCGGATATCAGATTGGTATGCGTGGAGAGTACTCAAAAGTGAATACAAAGTCGGAAGATTATACTTTTGCAAGTACTCCATTTCAGAAGGACTACTTCAGTCTGTTTCCAAGTGCTTTTATATCATATTCTTTGCCTGAAAATAATGAGATTCAGTTGAATTATACAAGACGTATTTCTCGTCCATGGGGAGGTCAGCTTAACTCTTTTATGAATATTACAGACTCAACTAATATCTCTTTCGGTAATCCAAAATTGAATCCGGAATATTCAAATGCTCTTGAACTTAATTATATCAAGAATTGGGAGAATCATACGTTGTCTTTCTCTGGTTATTACCGTACAACCGACGATGTAATTCAAAGCATCAGATATTTGGATGGAAATGTGATGAAAAGTACCTATGAAAATGTGGCGCAGACAACCTCTGCCGGAGTAGAGCTGGTAGGGAAGGATAAATTGTTTAAGATATTAGATCTTACCACTACAGTGAATCTGTTTTATTATAAGCTGGATGGTTTTAGCTATTTACCAGAAGGAAAAACAACTCCTGTGATTGGTAATGCAGATGAGAACTTTTCATGGAATGCTAGAATGATCGCTAATATTATTCTTCCAAAATCTTTTTCTTTGCAGTTGACTGGTGGCTATAATGCGAAACAAGTGGTGGCGCAAGGAACTCAGAAGGCTAATTATATGCTGGATGCAGGTTTAAGAAAATCGTTTATGAATAAGAGGTTTAGTCTAAGCATTAATGCACGAGATATTCTGGATTCACGCAAACAACACACAATAACCTATGGTACCGGATTTATTCAGGATTCAGAAAGCTGGAGAGGTGGAAGACAGATTGGTTTTACCCTTACCTATAATTTTGGTAATATGCGTGCTAAAAACAACAAGCAGAACAAGGCAAGTGATGACAGTATGTCAATACCAATGGGAACAGAGGAATAA
- a CDS encoding polysaccharide deacetylase family protein encodes MEYIFSRIFKDILGVEFFFSTNKQEFINSQLPSINYSTEDLNKGIWIVPHSLLYNIGTEKTEIYNIIFWKNMPAFFSQEKGDIPFDLFAAAFYLITRYEEYHSATLDNHGRYQYTNSILNKMGCIEEPIVDQWAYALKTELHKAYPECKFLPRSFRFIPTIDIDHPYLYRNKGFALNALCLMKDLIKMDFSIFRERLLTILHLKEDIYFNFEFLLQLYQDLGVKGLFFVHVGPYGKFDRRYIYASKRYKKMLRRIAEKHEVNIHPSYIAAFNNLQFCEEKMELERILSRRIEASRQHFLRFRFPETFRQLLSADIHDDYSVLYSNQYGFRAGTSIPFPFYNLEEEQETSLIIHPTAVMDVTLNRDFNMNPLEALEKIKELAKKVKAVNGDFITLFHNSSLAEDSFWKGWREMYTKMIEQIKQ; translated from the coding sequence TTGGAGTATATTTTTTCCCGGATATTCAAAGATATATTGGGAGTTGAGTTCTTTTTTTCCACTAATAAACAAGAATTTATCAATTCACAATTACCATCTATTAATTATTCTACTGAAGATCTTAATAAAGGTATCTGGATTGTTCCTCATTCCTTATTATATAATATAGGTACTGAAAAAACAGAGATCTATAACATTATTTTCTGGAAAAATATGCCAGCTTTCTTTTCACAAGAAAAAGGAGATATTCCTTTTGATTTATTTGCGGCAGCTTTTTATTTAATTACCCGATATGAGGAATACCATTCAGCAACACTCGACAATCACGGACGATATCAATACACTAATAGTATTTTAAATAAAATGGGCTGCATTGAAGAGCCCATAGTTGATCAATGGGCTTATGCACTCAAAACTGAATTGCATAAAGCTTATCCCGAATGCAAGTTCTTGCCACGATCATTCCGTTTTATTCCTACGATTGATATTGATCATCCTTATCTTTACAGGAATAAAGGTTTTGCCTTAAATGCACTCTGTCTGATGAAAGACTTAATAAAAATGGATTTTTCTATTTTCAGAGAGCGTCTTTTAACCATTCTACATTTAAAAGAAGATATATATTTTAATTTCGAGTTCCTTCTCCAGCTTTATCAAGACCTTGGAGTTAAGGGACTTTTCTTTGTGCACGTAGGACCTTACGGTAAATTTGACCGTAGATATATTTACGCATCCAAACGCTACAAAAAAATGTTAAGAAGGATAGCCGAAAAACATGAGGTAAATATTCATCCTTCGTACATAGCAGCATTCAACAACCTACAGTTTTGTGAAGAAAAAATGGAGCTTGAGAGAATTCTGAGCAGAAGAATTGAAGCTAGCAGGCAGCATTTCTTACGTTTTAGATTTCCTGAGACTTTCAGACAGTTACTGAGTGCAGACATTCACGATGATTATTCAGTCCTGTATTCTAATCAGTATGGATTCCGAGCAGGAACAAGTATTCCATTCCCGTTCTATAATTTAGAAGAAGAACAGGAAACAAGTCTTATCATTCACCCAACTGCAGTTATGGATGTTACCTTGAATAGAGATTTCAATATGAATCCTCTGGAAGCACTAGAAAAGATTAAAGAGCTTGCTAAAAAAGTTAAAGCTGTTAATGGTGATTTCATAACTCTTTTCCACAATTCTTCATTAGCTGAAGATAGTTTTTGGAAAGGATGGAGGGAAATGTATACAAAAATGATAGAACAAATCAAACAATAA
- a CDS encoding ECF transporter S component: protein MRSLAFQPVNLSLSNYRSYLLSIAFIAGNLILPQICHLVPDGGKMLLPIYFFTLIASYKFGIRIGLITALLSPLCNHLLFGMPPIGALPVLLIKSSLLAIAAAWIAQRSKKVSLLLIAVTVIAYQFIGSIAEYIISGSLPMALQDITLGFPGMIIQIVFGWLILKSLAKYEC from the coding sequence ATGAGAAGTCTTGCCTTTCAACCAGTCAATCTGAGCTTATCAAATTATCGCTCTTATTTATTAAGCATTGCTTTTATTGCCGGCAACTTAATTTTGCCACAAATCTGTCACTTAGTTCCTGATGGTGGTAAAATGTTACTTCCAATCTATTTCTTTACATTGATTGCATCTTATAAGTTTGGAATCCGAATCGGGTTAATAACTGCTCTATTGTCTCCATTATGTAACCATTTACTTTTCGGGATGCCACCAATCGGTGCACTTCCGGTACTACTAATAAAATCATCATTACTGGCAATAGCAGCCGCGTGGATTGCTCAACGCAGCAAAAAAGTATCGCTACTCCTTATTGCAGTTACTGTTATTGCCTATCAATTCATTGGCAGCATTGCAGAATATATAATTAGCGGTAGTCTTCCAATGGCTTTACAAGATATCACTTTAGGCTTTCCTGGAATGATTATTCAAATAGTTTTTGGCTGGTTAATTTTGAAATCATTGGCAAAATATGAATGCTAA